From Draconibacterium halophilum, one genomic window encodes:
- a CDS encoding phospholipase D-like domain-containing protein, protein MQDLFNYFVKRCDSLNEKEVPGSITGRLKKLNRRDREALKSLLIKKGKQLEASGHKHVISWLETCITLINQHAFHFNHVFFSPGHQIKNEIKQLLDHATETVDLCIFTITDNELAKRIISCHNRGVKVRIITDDEKIADYGSEILILALAGIPVKTDHSHYHMHNKFGIIDKQIAITGSFNWTYTATKHNQENLVATTKFEIVKQYNEEFNRLWTELFELPKLK, encoded by the coding sequence ATGCAAGACCTTTTTAATTACTTCGTTAAGCGTTGCGATTCGCTGAATGAAAAAGAGGTGCCCGGCTCCATTACCGGCCGACTAAAAAAACTTAACCGGCGCGACAGAGAAGCATTAAAAAGCCTGCTGATTAAAAAGGGAAAACAGTTGGAAGCATCCGGGCATAAGCATGTTATTTCCTGGCTGGAAACTTGTATTACACTCATTAACCAGCATGCCTTTCACTTTAACCACGTATTTTTCAGTCCGGGCCACCAGATTAAAAACGAAATTAAACAGTTGCTCGATCACGCAACAGAAACAGTCGACTTATGCATATTTACTATTACCGATAACGAACTCGCAAAAAGAATAATTTCCTGCCATAATCGTGGAGTGAAAGTACGCATCATTACCGACGATGAAAAAATTGCAGATTACGGCTCAGAGATTTTAATATTGGCACTGGCTGGTATTCCTGTAAAAACCGATCATTCGCATTATCACATGCACAATAAATTTGGTATTATCGATAAGCAGATTGCTATAACCGGCAGTTTTAACTGGACCTATACTGCCACCAAACACAACCAGGAAAACCTGGTAGCTACTACAAAATTTGAGATTGTTAAACAGTACAATGAAGAATTTAACCGGCTTTGGACGGAGTTATTTGAGCTGCCAAAACTAAAATAA
- the prmA gene encoding 50S ribosomal protein L11 methyltransferase, with product MDYLKISIQITPFQEWLRDVLNAQLAEVGFDSFIETQTGFEAFIPSDSYSEESLSTVLETFSDNFSFVVESEFIADQNWNKEWEKNYFKPLVIGGECLIRAPFHTEYPETKYEIIIEPNMAFGTGNHETTATIIESILQNDLKGKTILDMGCGTGILSILASMKGAEQITAIDIDKWSYEGTQENAALNKITNINAKLGDASLLGEEKYDLIFANIHKNVLLNDMPTYYSVLKKRGTLIMSGFYTEDIQDIVVKAEELGLTNAGFMEKNNWVAHTFVKPD from the coding sequence ATGGATTACCTAAAAATAAGCATACAAATTACTCCTTTCCAGGAGTGGTTACGCGACGTTTTAAATGCTCAACTAGCGGAAGTTGGTTTTGATAGTTTTATTGAAACTCAAACCGGATTTGAAGCTTTTATTCCCTCGGACAGCTATTCAGAAGAAAGCTTAAGCACCGTTCTTGAAACTTTTTCAGATAATTTTTCTTTCGTAGTAGAATCGGAATTCATTGCTGACCAAAACTGGAATAAAGAATGGGAAAAAAACTATTTCAAACCGCTGGTAATCGGTGGCGAATGTTTGATCAGAGCTCCGTTTCACACTGAATACCCCGAGACAAAATACGAAATTATTATTGAGCCAAACATGGCCTTTGGCACGGGTAACCATGAAACAACCGCCACCATAATTGAGTCGATTTTACAAAATGATCTCAAAGGAAAAACAATCCTCGATATGGGCTGCGGAACAGGAATTCTCAGTATTCTTGCATCGATGAAAGGTGCCGAACAAATTACTGCCATCGACATTGACAAGTGGTCGTACGAGGGGACACAAGAAAATGCAGCGCTGAATAAGATCACAAATATTAATGCAAAACTGGGTGATGCCAGCCTGCTCGGAGAAGAAAAATACGACCTGATTTTTGCCAACATTCATAAAAATGTTTTGCTGAACGACATGCCAACTTATTATTCAGTATTAAAAAAACGAGGGACACTGATAATGAGTGGGTTTTACACCGAGGACATTCAGGATATAGTTGTAAAAGCCGAAGAGCTGGGACTGACCAATGCCGGATTTATGGAGAAGAATAATTGGGTGGCACATACATTTGTGAAACCGGATTGA
- a CDS encoding DUF4857 domain-containing protein, with product MAFEKPVRPPFIQYSCIDHDFMIFRSGEESKWSNSEGKVLSRDVYEKKLPLMYTQQLVMNGSMPDSVNGLKINIQHASTFRSSFRVKPEEIHAPKPKLFPLFESQSGRANLNMPDDFFRITWRMEFIDAKTNKIHEEKSRMFSAVLYKRGFQFPAKSINGIPTTRKSCDEGYFVIDSADQLFHIKMQKGLPFVRQVELPEGMKLKTIQSVDFSDKLYYAYLFTENNQLFVLTQYDYLLERFDADNINPDKYEVRIYGDYFNFNVTTIGDGFIRTQVLNRDYKKVDEYSETWQTKTERTEGQIAQLLFPAQLKMTDSNSGYINFFVSTNKSFSWLIICFLLIITQFLIIRKRKKKIKTQLIDLLLIGICGIFGFIAVNVFPNKFID from the coding sequence ATGGCATTTGAAAAACCCGTCAGACCCCCGTTTATTCAATATAGCTGCATTGATCATGATTTTATGATCTTTCGTTCGGGCGAAGAATCAAAATGGTCAAACTCGGAGGGAAAAGTATTGTCACGTGACGTGTATGAAAAGAAATTACCACTAATGTATACGCAACAGCTGGTTATGAATGGATCAATGCCTGATTCCGTAAATGGCCTAAAAATCAATATTCAACATGCCAGCACTTTTCGGTCTTCATTCAGGGTAAAACCGGAAGAAATTCATGCCCCAAAACCCAAACTATTTCCTTTGTTTGAATCGCAATCGGGCCGTGCAAACCTCAATATGCCCGACGATTTTTTTCGCATTACCTGGCGCATGGAGTTTATTGATGCCAAAACAAATAAAATACATGAGGAAAAAAGCCGGATGTTCTCGGCAGTACTTTATAAACGTGGTTTTCAGTTTCCGGCAAAATCAATAAACGGAATTCCAACCACTCGTAAATCGTGCGACGAAGGTTATTTTGTTATCGATTCAGCCGACCAGCTTTTCCATATTAAAATGCAAAAGGGTTTACCTTTTGTTCGCCAAGTTGAACTACCGGAAGGGATGAAATTAAAAACCATCCAGAGTGTCGATTTTAGCGACAAGCTCTATTATGCTTATCTATTTACCGAAAATAACCAGTTGTTTGTGCTAACACAATACGATTATCTGCTGGAGAGATTTGATGCAGATAATATTAATCCGGATAAATATGAAGTCAGAATTTACGGCGATTATTTTAATTTTAATGTAACAACCATTGGCGACGGTTTTATCAGAACTCAGGTACTGAACAGAGACTATAAAAAAGTTGACGAATATTCAGAAACCTGGCAAACAAAAACTGAGCGAACCGAGGGTCAAATTGCACAATTGCTTTTCCCTGCTCAACTTAAAATGACCGACAGCAACTCAGGTTATATAAATTTCTTTGTCAGCACAAATAAATCTTTTAGTTGGCTAATAATTTGCTTTTTACTCATCATTACTCAATTCCTGATTATCAGAAAACGAAAGAAAAAAATAAAAACCCAGCTTATTGATTTACTTCTAATTGGGATATGCGGAATTTTTGGTTTTATCGCCGTAAACGTATTTCCAAATAAATTTATTGATTAA